The Lucilia cuprina isolate Lc7/37 chromosome 5, ASM2204524v1, whole genome shotgun sequence genome includes a window with the following:
- the LOC111686669 gene encoding lectin subunit alpha-like yields the protein MKCVVYILFLINLVYCVPEQKWRESEDGSKFYIEPAAKYNWYEAWSDCARKNMSLIAIDTYGKHQQIDNLLKRLYNSCPPVWIAGHDNAVHLRFEWASTGQPFSFTNWGAGQPADTTKNEPCILMWTDFQWHDYPCTNKLGYICEEHPLVKNGCQKPLLTNAQDMSDLKNFLFYFRNGK from the exons ATGAAGtgtgtagtctatattttatTCCTAATAAATCTGGTATATTGTGTACCCGAACAGAAATGGCGTGAAAGTGAAGATggtagtaaattttatatagaaccaGCAGCAAAG taTAATTGGTACGAGGCTTGGAGTGATTGTGCACGCAAAAACATGTCCCTGATTGCCATTGACACATATGGCAAACATCAACAGattgataatttattaaaacgaTTATATA actCCTGTCCACCAGTTTGGATTGCCGGTCATGATAATGCTGTTCATTTACGCTTTGAATGGGCCTCTACCGGGCAACCATTTAGTTTTACTAACTGGGGAGCTGGTCAACCGGCTGATACGACTAAGAATGAACCTTGTATTTTAATGTGGACCGATTTTCAATGGCATGATTATCCCTGCACTAATAAATTGGGTTATATTTGTGAAGAACATCCATTAGTGAAGAATGGCTGTCAAAAACCATTGTTGACAAATGCCCAAGACATGAGTGACctgaaaaatttcttattttattttaggaaTGGTAAATAA
- the LOC111686671 gene encoding lectin subunit alpha-like: MKNTVYILISISLVFCMPEQKLRESDDGSKFYIETSKNYNWFEAWSECARKNMSLVAIDTYNKHQQIDNLLKRFYTAAPPIWISGNDNAVNSRYEWATTGERFSFTNW; this comes from the exons ATGAAGAACACagtgtatattttaatttcaataagtCTGGTGTTTTGTATGCCCGAACAAAAATTGCGTGAAAGTGATGATGgcagtaaattttatatagaaacttcTAAAAAT TACAATTGGTTTGAGGCCTGGAGTGAATGTGCGCGCAAGAACATGTCCTTGGTTGCCATTGATACCTACAACAAACATCAACAGattgataatttattaaaaagattttata CCGCAGCGCCACCAATTTGGATTTCTGGTAACGATAATGCAGTGAATTCACGTTACGAATGGGCCACTACTGGTGAACGCTTTAGCTTTACTAACTGGTGA
- the LOC111686672 gene encoding lectin subunit alpha-like produces MKSIVYILILINVVSSVPEQKWRESEDGSKFYIEATKKVNFFEAWSDCARLNMSLIAIDSYAKHQQIDGLLRRLYTSCPSVWIGAHDNAVHLRFEWMSTGEPFTFTNWGPGQPADTAKDEHCLLMWTDFQWHDYPCTGKLGYICEENPMTKKGCGQPWLRNNMRDMSDLKNVLFYFNNGK; encoded by the exons aTGAAGAGTattgtgtatattttaattttaataaacgtGGTCTCTAGTGTACCTGAACAAAAATGGCGTGAAAGTGAAGATGGCAGCAAGTTTTATATTGAAgctacaaaaaaa GTTAATTTTTTCGAAGCCTGGAGCGACTGTGCCCGTTTAAATATGTCCCTGATTGCCATTGATTCCTATGCTAAACATCAACAAATCGATGGTTTACTAAGGCGACTATACA CCTCTTGTCCATCGGTTTGGATAGGCGCTCATGACAATGCTGTACACTTACGTTTCGAATGGATGTCAACTGGTGAACCATTTACCTTTACCAATTGGGGACCTGGACAACCGGCTGATACTGCAAAAGATGAACATTGTTTACTTATGTGGACGGATTTTCAATGGCATGATTATCCCTGCACGGGTAAACTGGGTTATATATGCGAGGAGAATCCAATGACTAAGAAGGGCTGCGGTCAGCCATGGTTGAGAAATAATATGCGTGATATGAgtgatttgaaaaatgttttattttattttaataatggtaaataa